One genomic window of Candidatus Kuenenia stuttgartiensis includes the following:
- a CDS encoding IS1634 family transposase encodes MHIVENKSKSGKKIYRSTLLRESYREDGKVKKRTIANLSNCTPLEIEAIRLALAHKDDLCALGALSESVKLHEGLSVGAAWSVYQVAKELGIEEALGKDFEGKLALWQVMARVIGRGSRLSAVRLAQIHAAGDVLDMKRGFDENNLYDNLSWLSENQAKIERKLFELRRGGNKPKLFLYDVTSSYLEGKSNHFGEYGYNRDGKKRKKQIVIGMLCDESGEPVSTEVFRGNTQDPKTFESQVKKVLERFGCKDVTIVGDRGMIKTVQIESLPEGFHYITAITKPQIESLINKGILQLGLFEEKLCEIKDDEVRYILRRNPVRAEEMSKTRVSKLQSIEKYIVKKNSYLKEHPKSSVSKALETTRERLTRLKLDGWVQIKEEDRTLKIERAEEALKEASYLDGCYAIKTDLEENEADTNLVHERYKDLTEVEKAFRDCKTVNLEVRPVYVRKEDSTRGHVFVVMLAYMIIRRLRRAWKNFDLTVEEGLAQLTTICSMEVTIKGQKASCQKIPRPRQQSHELLEALQIKLPEVLPSRNIRVVTRKKLAVRRKSQ; translated from the coding sequence ATGCATATTGTAGAGAACAAGTCAAAATCCGGTAAAAAAATCTATCGATCTACCCTTCTGCGGGAATCGTACCGTGAGGATGGGAAGGTCAAGAAACGCACCATTGCGAATCTGTCGAATTGCACTCCCCTGGAGATTGAAGCGATAAGACTTGCACTCGCACATAAAGACGATCTCTGTGCATTGGGCGCATTGTCAGAATCGGTGAAACTCCATGAGGGTTTGTCTGTGGGAGCAGCGTGGAGCGTGTACCAAGTGGCAAAGGAATTAGGGATAGAAGAGGCATTGGGAAAGGACTTTGAAGGAAAGCTGGCGCTTTGGCAAGTAATGGCAAGGGTAATAGGCCGGGGGTCAAGACTGTCTGCAGTAAGGCTGGCGCAGATACATGCTGCGGGTGACGTCCTGGATATGAAGCGTGGGTTTGACGAGAACAATCTGTACGATAATTTGTCATGGTTGTCAGAGAATCAGGCAAAGATAGAGCGAAAGCTGTTTGAGTTAAGACGAGGAGGCAATAAGCCGAAGTTGTTTTTGTATGACGTGACGAGCAGTTATTTAGAGGGGAAGTCGAATCATTTTGGTGAGTACGGGTATAATCGTGACGGCAAAAAGAGGAAAAAACAGATAGTGATCGGTATGCTTTGTGATGAATCCGGGGAGCCGGTATCAACAGAAGTATTTAGGGGCAACACCCAGGATCCGAAGACCTTTGAATCTCAGGTAAAGAAGGTATTAGAGCGGTTTGGATGTAAAGATGTAACGATTGTAGGAGATCGTGGGATGATCAAGACGGTGCAAATCGAAAGTTTACCGGAAGGGTTTCATTACATAACGGCGATAACTAAGCCGCAGATAGAGTCGTTGATAAATAAAGGGATACTGCAATTAGGATTGTTCGAAGAAAAGCTCTGCGAGATAAAGGATGATGAGGTTCGATATATTCTGAGGCGCAATCCGGTAAGGGCGGAAGAGATGTCAAAGACCCGTGTATCAAAATTACAGAGTATAGAGAAATACATCGTGAAGAAGAACAGTTATCTGAAGGAACATCCTAAGTCGTCAGTATCGAAGGCCCTGGAAACAACAAGGGAAAGGCTAACGAGATTGAAACTTGATGGGTGGGTGCAGATAAAAGAAGAGGATAGGACGCTAAAGATAGAGAGAGCTGAGGAAGCATTAAAGGAGGCATCATACCTTGATGGTTGTTACGCAATCAAGACTGATCTTGAGGAGAACGAGGCGGATACCAATCTGGTACATGAACGATACAAGGATTTAACGGAAGTGGAGAAGGCGTTTCGGGACTGTAAGACGGTGAATTTGGAGGTTCGTCCGGTGTATGTAAGAAAGGAGGATAGTACACGGGGACATGTGTTTGTGGTAATGCTTGCGTACATGATAATTCGAAGGCTGCGCAGAGCGTGGAAGAATTTTGACTTGACGGTAGAGGAAGGTCTCGCACAATTGACGACCATTTGTTCGATGGAAGTAACAATC